The Calliphora vicina chromosome 3, idCalVici1.1, whole genome shotgun sequence genome contains a region encoding:
- the cbc gene encoding protein CLP1 homolog produces the protein MTEEDKNYKEYTLEADSELRFEIEDKNAKVQIILISGFAEMFGTELVKKKKYDFCVGAKVAIFTYHGCVLQLTGKTDVSYISKETPMIQYLNCHSALEQLREQAEDKDERGPVAMVVGPMDVGKSTLCRILLNYSVRLGRRPLYADIDVGQGALAIPGTIGTILIERPASIEEGLSQTAPLIYHFGYKTPSGNNTLYKTVISKMADVTLESMNVNKRTKHSGIVINTCGWVKGDGYANLVHTAQAFEVNAIFVLDQERLYNELLRDMPSFVKVVLLPKSGGVVERSKGLRAESRDQRIKEYFYGSKTPFYPFSIEVKFADLKLYKIGSPPLPDSCMPIGMKAEDNKTKLVTVTPSHSLLHHILAVSFAETTDEDVIGTNVAGFVCVTGVDMERQAITILSPQPRPLPNTLLLLSDLQFMDSHA, from the exons atgACGGAAGAAGATAAAAACTATAAAGAATACACCTTGGAGGCTGATTCTGAACTACGTTTTGAAATCGAAGataaaaatgcaaaagttcaaaTAATT ctAATTTCAGGATTTGCTGAAATGTTTGGAACTGAACTGgtgaaaaagaaaaagtacGATTTTTGTGTGGGTGCCAAAGTGGCCATCTTCACATATCATGGTTGTGTTTTGCAGTTAACGGGAAAAACGGATGTCAGTTATATTTCCAAAGAGACACCAATGATACAGTATTTAAATTGTCACTCGGCTTTGGAGCAATTACGTGAACAAGCTGAAGATAAGGATGAGCGCGGTCCCGTTGCCATGGTGGTGGGTCCAATGGATGTTGGTAAAAGTACTTTATGCCGTATATTACTAAATTATTCCGTGCGTCTGGGTAGAAGACCTTTATATGCCGACATCGACGTGGGACAAGGAGCTCTAGCTATACCTGGAACTATAGGTACTATACTGATAGAAAGGCCAGCCAGCATAGAAGAAGGTTTATCGCAAACAGCTCCTTTAATATACCATTTTGGCTACAAGACTCCCTCAGGGAATAATACTTTGTATAAGACGGTCATAAGTAAAATGGCTGATGTTACACTGGAATCGATGAATGTGAATAAACGAA CCAAGCATTCTGGTATTGTTATAAATACCTGCGGTTGGGTTAAGGGAGACGGATATGCCAATTTGGTACATACTGCTCAGGCTTTTGAAGTGaatgcaatttttgttttggatcAAGAGCGCCTATATAACGAATTATTACGGGATATGCCCTCATTTGTTAAAGTTGTGTTACTACCAAAAAGTGGTGGTGTAGTTGAGCGTAGCAAAGGACTAAGAGCCGAGAGTAGGGATCAACGTATCAAAGAGTATTTCTATGGTTCAAAGACGCCCTTCTATCCATTCTCGATAGAAGTAAAATTCGctgatttaaaattatacaagATAGGGTCACCTCCGCTTCCAGATTCGTGTATGCCCATAGGCATGAAG gctGAAGATAATAAAACTAAGCTGGTGACTGTTACACCTTCACATTCACTTTTACATCATATATTAGCTGTTAGTTTTGCCGAAACTACCGACGAAGATGTAATTGGTACAAATGTGGCGGGTTTTGTTTGTGT TACCGGAGTAGATATGGAACGACAAGCTATAACAATATTATCACCGCAGCCACGTCCTCTACCCAATACCTTGTTATTGCTCTCAGATTTACAATTTATGGATAGTCATGCCTAA
- the Gas41 gene encoding YEATS domain-containing protein 4: MNSLNIPTDFGPDSGGRVKGLTIVKPIVYGNIARSFGKKREEDGHTHQWKVYVKPYHNEDMSVYVKKVHFKLHESYANPNRIVTKPPYEITETGWGEFEVVIKIYFHDPTERPVTCYHILKLFQSPIVDGELSTTTMDPKKGLVSESYEEIVFQEPTQLMQHFLMNVQPFTNGPYTHDTDFEAKKQKTLENILDVKHKVKGEINTLKDKLKLARETISKFKTELAKVQKPQNT; this comes from the exons ATGAATAGTTTAAATATACCCACTGACTTTGGTCCAGATTCGGGAGGTCGCGTTAAAGGCCTTACAATTGTAAAGCCCATTGTTTATGGAAATATTGCCCGATCATTTGGTAAAAAACGTGAAGAAGATGGTCATACCCATCAATGGAAAGTTTATGTCAAGCCATACCACAACGAGGATATGTCGGTGTATGTTAAAAAAGTCCACTTTAAACTCCATGAAAGTTATGCAAATCCCAATCGAATTGTTACAAAGCCGCCATACGAAATAACCGAAACTGGCTGGGGAGAATTTGAGGTGgtcataaaaatttactttcacgATCCCACCGAGAGGCCAGTTACTTGCTATCACATATTAAAATTGTTCCAGTCACCAATAGTCGATGGCGAATTGTCCACAACGACCATGGATCCTAAGAAGGGTTTAGTTTCGGAATCGTACGAGGAAATTGTTTTCCAAGAACCAACACAACTTATGCAACACTTTTTAATGAATGTTCAGCCCTTCACAAATGGTCCCTATACCCACGATACTGACT TTGAAGCGAAAAAGCAAAAAaccttggaaaatattttggatGTTAAACACAAGGTTAAAGGAGAAATAAATACGTTAAAGGACAAATTGAAATTAGCCCGAGAAACAATATCCAAATTTAAAACGGAGCTGGCAAAAgtacaaaaaccacaaaatacttag
- the LOC135953653 gene encoding L-aminoadipate-semialdehyde dehydrogenase-phosphopantetheinyl transferase: MTNKLQTTRWAFDLSTWSPTLNQLTQAVAVIQPEERTRLMKFYFINDFLSSLVGRLLMRKYVSECCNLPYEDIKFARDSRGKPYLLRNEVLDKQPTPALSFNVSHQGNYVILAGVINNTLTDFNDFGIGCDVMKLEYSGGKDLKEFFRIMHRKFADSEWRFIRQPHFNQQQQLKAFMRHWCLKESYVKELGVGITVDLQKIVFTVDNSKDLSLESQPLCGTTLRCNDLPMTQWYFEEHLLNPKYCAAIAFRNFKPETSDTFKLLPITQLLQTSAAQDDKEIINYCRSVLSKPRK, translated from the coding sequence atgacaaataaattacaaacgaCACGATGGGCATTTGACCTAAGCACTTGGTCACCGACATTAAATCAACTAACCCAAGCAGTTGCAGTCATTCAGCCGGAGGAAAGGACTAGgttaatgaaattctattttataaatgattttctATCATCATTAGTGGGACGTTTGCTTATGCGTAAATATGTCAGTGAATGTTGCAATTTGCCCTATGAAGACATTAAATTTGCCAGAGATTCAAGAGGAAAACCTTATTTGCTGAGAAATGAAGTGCTGGATAAACAACCTACACCTGCTCTCAGTTTTAATGTATCCCATCAAGGCAACTATGTGATATTAGCCGGTGTCATAAATAATACCTTAAcagattttaatgattttggCATAGGCTGTGATGTTATGAAACTGGAATATTCTGGTGGCAAAGATTTAAAGGAATTCTTTCGTATTATGCATAGAAAATTTGCCGACAGTGAATGGAGATTTATTAGACAACCTCATTTTAATCAACAGCAACAGTTGAAGGCATTTATGCGTCACTGGTGTCTAAAAGAATCTTATGTAAAAGAACTGGGTGTTGGCATAACAGTGGATTTACAAAAAATAGTATTTACTGTGGACAATAGCAAAGATCTCAGCTTGGAATCTCAACCGCTATGTGGCACAACACTTAGGTGTAATGATTTGCCCATGACTCAATGGTATTTTGAAGAACATTTGCTAAATCCGAAATATTGTGCTGCTATTGCATTTCGCAATTTTAAACCTGAAACAAGTGATACATTCAAATTATTGCCAATAACACAACTATTGCAAACATCTGCTGCCCAAGATgacaaagaaattataaattattgtcGTAGCGTCTTAAGTAAacctagaaaataa